From a single Sus scrofa isolate TJ Tabasco breed Duroc chromosome 13, Sscrofa11.1, whole genome shotgun sequence genomic region:
- the TRH gene encoding thyrotropin-releasing hormone isoform X1, which yields MRPADSSQEGNCAPTPRSSRARTGTRSRHAGGVPSLARRSCHLELSRHASEEDTAMPGPWFLLAMALTLTLTSVPGGHAQLEVAQQEGAIAAEHPGLDDLLRQAEHLLLREELQRLREDQGDSESESQTFQPNWLSKRQHPGKREEEAEGRVEEEEEEGGAVEPHKRQHPGRREDAAPWPVEVAQQKRQHPGRRSPWLRYTFTKRQHPGRRLVDPKAQRSLEEEEEEVEEDGELMPEKRQHPGKRALRSPCGPWGSCGQASLLLGLLDDLSRGRGAEEKRQHPGRRAAWAREPLQE from the exons ATGCGCCCCGCGGATAGCTCCCAGGAGGGGAACTGCGCTCCTACCCCCCGGTCCTCCAGGGCGCGGACCGGGACCCGATCGAGGCACGCTGGTGGCGTTCCCTCCCTGGCACGCAGATCCTGTCACCTGGAGCTCTCGCGCCACGCATCTGAGGAAG ACACCGCGATGCCCGGCCCTTGGTTTCTGCTTGCCATGGCTTTGACCCTAACCCTGACCAGTGTCCCTGGCGGCCATGCCCAGCTGGAGGTGGCCCAGCAGGAGGGGGCTATTGCCGCAGAACACCCAGGCCTGGACGACCTCTTGCGCCAGGCAGAGCACCTCCTCCTCAGGGAAGAACTCCAGCGGCTGAGAGAGGACCAGGGCGATAGTGAATCAG AGTCCCAGACCTTTCAACCCAATTGGCTCTCCAAGCGTCAGCATCCAGGCaaaagggaggaagaggcagaagggagggtcgaagaggaagaggaagaaggaggggctGTGGAACCCCACAAACGGCAGCACCCCGGCCGGCGGGAGGATGCAGCCCCATGGCCAGTGGAAGTAGCCCAGCAGAAGCGGCAGCACCCTGGCCGGCGCTCCCCCTGGCTCAGATACACTTTCACCAAGAGGCAGCACCCAGGCAGACGGCTGGTGGACCCCAAGGCCCAGAGAAgcttggaagaggaggaggaagaggtggaggaggatggagagctGATGCCTGAGAAACGCCAACATCCCGGAAAGAGGGCCCTGAGGAGCCCCTGCGGGCCCTGGGGATCCTGTGGTCAAGCCAGCCTTCTGCTGGGCCTCCTGGATGACCTGAGCAGGGGCCGGGGGGCTGAAGAGAAGCGGCAGCACCCTGGGCGGCGCGcagcctgggccagggagccCCTGCAGGAGTGA
- the TRH gene encoding thyrotropin-releasing hormone isoform X2: MPGPWFLLAMALTLTLTSVPGGHAQLEVAQQEGAIAAEHPGLDDLLRQAEHLLLREELQRLREDQGDSESESQTFQPNWLSKRQHPGKREEEAEGRVEEEEEEGGAVEPHKRQHPGRREDAAPWPVEVAQQKRQHPGRRSPWLRYTFTKRQHPGRRLVDPKAQRSLEEEEEEVEEDGELMPEKRQHPGKRALRSPCGPWGSCGQASLLLGLLDDLSRGRGAEEKRQHPGRRAAWAREPLQE, translated from the exons ATGCCCGGCCCTTGGTTTCTGCTTGCCATGGCTTTGACCCTAACCCTGACCAGTGTCCCTGGCGGCCATGCCCAGCTGGAGGTGGCCCAGCAGGAGGGGGCTATTGCCGCAGAACACCCAGGCCTGGACGACCTCTTGCGCCAGGCAGAGCACCTCCTCCTCAGGGAAGAACTCCAGCGGCTGAGAGAGGACCAGGGCGATAGTGAATCAG AGTCCCAGACCTTTCAACCCAATTGGCTCTCCAAGCGTCAGCATCCAGGCaaaagggaggaagaggcagaagggagggtcgaagaggaagaggaagaaggaggggctGTGGAACCCCACAAACGGCAGCACCCCGGCCGGCGGGAGGATGCAGCCCCATGGCCAGTGGAAGTAGCCCAGCAGAAGCGGCAGCACCCTGGCCGGCGCTCCCCCTGGCTCAGATACACTTTCACCAAGAGGCAGCACCCAGGCAGACGGCTGGTGGACCCCAAGGCCCAGAGAAgcttggaagaggaggaggaagaggtggaggaggatggagagctGATGCCTGAGAAACGCCAACATCCCGGAAAGAGGGCCCTGAGGAGCCCCTGCGGGCCCTGGGGATCCTGTGGTCAAGCCAGCCTTCTGCTGGGCCTCCTGGATGACCTGAGCAGGGGCCGGGGGGCTGAAGAGAAGCGGCAGCACCCTGGGCGGCGCGcagcctgggccagggagccCCTGCAGGAGTGA